From the Acetobacter aceti genome, one window contains:
- the lpdA gene encoding dihydrolipoyl dehydrogenase has protein sequence MAIEIKVPALGESVTSATVGKWLKQPGDAVAVDEPVVELETDKVSVEVPASAAGVLESQAVKEGDEVEVGAVLAILAEGAKAAAKPVAASKPAEAPKKEAAPAAEKKPAPAATEAPAETDYDLVVIGAGPGGYVCAIRAAQLGFKVACVEKRATLGGTCLNVGCIPSKALLQSSENYHAAAHDFATHGIDIAGIKLNLAQMQKRKAGIVEANVKGVEYLFKKNGITWLKGLGKVEGTGRLTVDGKPVTAKHIVIAAGSDSAGLKGVEVDEKVIVTSTGALELSAVPKKLVVIGGGVIGLELGSVWHRLGADVTVVEFLDRLVPGTDNEVEAAFRKILTKQGLTMKLGHKVTKAEKTGKGVTLTVEPSQGGAAETLEADVVLLAIGRTAASKNMGLEEAGIALDNRGRIEVDEHFATNVPGVYAIGDVIRGPMLAHKAEEEGVAVAEILAGQAGHVNYDAIPGVIYTWPEVATVGFTEEQLKEKGVEYKVGKFPFMANGRARAIGMTDGFVKVIADAKTDRVLGTHIIGPGAGELIAECTMAIEFGASSEDIGRVCHAHPTLSEAVKEAALGVSGHSLNI, from the coding sequence ATGGCAATCGAAATCAAGGTTCCGGCGTTGGGCGAGAGTGTGACGTCCGCCACGGTCGGCAAATGGCTCAAACAGCCGGGTGATGCGGTCGCCGTCGATGAGCCGGTTGTTGAGCTTGAAACCGACAAGGTGAGTGTTGAGGTTCCCGCTTCCGCTGCTGGCGTGCTGGAAAGCCAGGCCGTCAAGGAAGGCGATGAAGTGGAGGTTGGCGCCGTGCTGGCCATTCTGGCCGAGGGTGCAAAAGCTGCCGCGAAGCCTGTCGCTGCTTCCAAACCCGCTGAAGCACCGAAGAAAGAAGCTGCTCCTGCTGCTGAAAAGAAACCGGCTCCGGCAGCGACTGAAGCGCCTGCCGAGACGGATTATGATCTGGTCGTGATCGGTGCTGGTCCGGGTGGTTATGTGTGCGCCATTCGCGCCGCCCAGCTTGGCTTCAAGGTCGCCTGTGTCGAAAAGCGCGCCACGCTCGGCGGCACCTGCCTGAACGTCGGCTGTATCCCGTCCAAGGCGCTGTTGCAGTCATCGGAAAATTATCATGCCGCAGCGCATGATTTTGCGACGCATGGCATCGATATCGCCGGTATCAAGCTGAATCTGGCGCAGATGCAGAAACGCAAGGCTGGTATCGTCGAAGCCAACGTGAAGGGTGTGGAATACCTGTTCAAGAAGAACGGCATCACCTGGCTGAAAGGGCTCGGCAAGGTTGAAGGCACCGGTCGTCTGACGGTTGACGGCAAGCCTGTCACGGCGAAGCATATCGTTATTGCGGCAGGCAGTGACAGCGCCGGTCTGAAGGGCGTCGAGGTCGATGAGAAGGTGATCGTCACCTCCACCGGCGCTCTGGAACTCTCCGCTGTGCCGAAAAAACTGGTTGTCATCGGCGGCGGTGTGATCGGTCTTGAGCTGGGCAGCGTCTGGCACCGTCTGGGAGCTGACGTTACGGTTGTGGAGTTCCTCGATCGTCTGGTTCCGGGCACGGACAATGAAGTCGAGGCTGCTTTCCGCAAGATCCTGACGAAGCAGGGGCTGACGATGAAGCTCGGTCACAAGGTGACCAAGGCCGAGAAAACCGGAAAAGGCGTGACCCTGACTGTCGAGCCGTCACAGGGTGGCGCTGCCGAGACGCTTGAAGCTGATGTTGTGCTTCTCGCCATCGGTCGCACGGCGGCGAGCAAGAACATGGGTCTTGAAGAGGCCGGTATTGCGCTCGACAACCGTGGCCGTATCGAAGTCGATGAGCATTTCGCCACGAACGTGCCGGGCGTTTACGCCATCGGCGACGTCATCCGTGGCCCGATGCTGGCGCACAAGGCCGAGGAAGAAGGCGTTGCTGTCGCTGAAATCCTCGCTGGTCAGGCCGGGCATGTGAATTACGACGCCATTCCGGGTGTGATCTATACATGGCCGGAAGTAGCGACGGTCGGCTTTACCGAAGAGCAGCTCAAGGAAAAGGGCGTCGAATACAAGGTCGGCAAGTTCCCGTTCATGGCCAATGGCCGCGCGCGCGCCATCGGCATGACCGACGGGTTTGTGAAGGTGATTGCTGACGCAAAGACGGACCGCGTTCTCGGCACGCACATCATTGGACCGGGTGCTGGCGAACTGATCGCGGAATGCACGATGGCGATCGAGTTTGGCGCTTCCTCCGAAGATATCGGGCGTGTCTGCCATGCTCACCCGACGCTGAGCGAAGCGGTGAAGGAAGCGGCGCTGGGTGTCAGCGGGCATTCGCTGAACATCTGA
- the zapE gene encoding cell division protein ZapE — translation MDTMNRQPLSAQSRTSGPFALYEERVASGTLRRDPDQERVARRLDRLWVEVEAYRPAPVKPPEERKGLLSKLARKLPELLNRSDERADDGIPRGVYIVGRVGRGKTMLMDLFFSCVTIEKKQRIHFLTFMQEVHQRLRALKAANPGMSDPMPPLARTIAQDATLLCFDEFQINDIADAMILGRLFEALFAAKVIIVATSNTVPGDLFQNRPGADAFKPFIAIIQRHLDTEVLDSETDYRRGREQDDATWIVPADETARHRLDKIVARYGEGHSIEKVTLEFSGRSLPVDHAQGPVARFDFTSLCSRPLGPNDYLAIARKFPVIVMDDIPSLGPDDANVARRFITLIDALYDNGNLLFVSADDSPDNLFPSGEGADAFARTASRLMEMSSESWLGRAQGPGGVLSRP, via the coding sequence ATGGATACCATGAACAGACAGCCCCTTTCCGCCCAGTCCCGGACCTCTGGTCCATTCGCGCTGTATGAAGAGCGTGTCGCCAGTGGCACGCTGCGGCGTGATCCGGATCAGGAGCGCGTCGCCAGACGCCTTGATCGTTTGTGGGTCGAGGTGGAGGCCTATCGTCCCGCTCCGGTCAAACCACCGGAGGAACGGAAAGGCCTGCTGTCCAAGCTCGCGAGAAAACTGCCTGAACTGCTGAACCGGTCGGATGAGCGTGCCGACGACGGCATCCCGCGGGGCGTGTACATCGTCGGTCGTGTCGGTCGTGGCAAGACGATGTTGATGGATCTGTTCTTTTCCTGCGTCACGATCGAGAAGAAGCAGCGCATCCACTTCCTGACCTTCATGCAGGAAGTGCACCAGCGGCTGCGCGCCCTTAAAGCAGCCAATCCGGGCATGAGCGATCCAATGCCGCCACTGGCGCGGACCATCGCCCAGGATGCGACGCTTCTCTGCTTCGATGAATTCCAGATCAACGACATCGCCGACGCCATGATTCTGGGGCGTCTGTTCGAGGCGCTGTTCGCAGCGAAGGTTATCATCGTCGCAACCTCGAATACCGTGCCGGGCGATCTGTTCCAGAATCGCCCCGGCGCGGACGCGTTCAAGCCGTTCATCGCTATCATCCAGCGTCATCTGGATACGGAAGTGCTGGATTCGGAAACCGATTATCGCCGTGGACGCGAACAGGACGACGCAACCTGGATCGTCCCGGCTGACGAGACAGCCAGACATCGCCTCGACAAGATCGTCGCGCGTTACGGTGAAGGTCATTCGATCGAAAAAGTCACACTGGAGTTCAGTGGTCGCTCCCTGCCGGTGGATCATGCGCAGGGTCCGGTGGCCCGTTTCGATTTCACTTCTCTGTGTAGCAGACCGCTGGGACCAAACGATTATTTGGCCATCGCCAGGAAATTTCCCGTTATTGTGATGGACGATATTCCATCGCTTGGACCCGACGATGCGAACGTCGCCAGACGCTTCATTACATTGATCGACGCCTTGTACGACAACGGCAATCTGCTGTTTGTTTCCGCTGACGACTCCCCGGATAACCTGTTCCCGTCAGGGGAGGGAGCGGACGCATTCGCCCGCACGGCTTCCCGTCTCATGGAGATGAGCAGTGAGAGCTGGCTGGGCCGTGCCCAGGGTCCGGGAGGAGTCCTCTCCAGACCGTGA
- the addA gene encoding double-strand break repair helicase AddA produces MTLPTSAIDLANVQQNDASDPNASVFVSASAGSGKTKLLIDRLLRLMLPRQNPHDPTGPLIPGTWPGRILCLTFTKAAAAEMAIRLQRTLGEWVTLSDEKLDQALGGLNVPLSARAEARALFARVLDLPGGMRIGTIHAFCQSLLRRFPLEAATNPHFTLMEDTDASLALSEATEAELGRLPAGLVEPLAAQISLVDLLGLLTELRFSGQVRDVLVLALTDREALREKLLGALGVKAAPSADPLLAACTEIPEEAALRDALRTMQETAPATAQRRAADMLDWLAKYPSDRAAAWSEWQAFFLTGKGELRKNAGTSEKYAKNNEKTVERIQEEGRRILAVEETRRAITLATLTLALLRTAAPILETYSAGKALRGQVEYDDLILRTLGLLRDPGAAWVLYKLDGGIDHLLLDEVQDTSRAQWRIAGDLTEEFFSGVGAHDENAGPRTVFAVGDYKQSIYGFQGADPEAFREWRQTFEKRAQSAEALWREPQLTVSFRSTTPVLSLVDAVFSHPLAARGVSEPGQSMPRHESARPGQGGRVELWPLVPRMTEGEGDAEEPDPWAATRKNVGQVSSQQRLADTLARWIATQLLLPPAPGETQLTPGDVLILVPRRSAFVRALIRALKTADVPVATLVRTGLADQTVVQDLMALCDALLLPQDNLTLACVLTSPLGGLSDDSLMGLAMDRDGEPLWTVLRERHAERPDWSAAWTYLSALFRRVDYASPYTLLSEALGVHGGRARILARLGPEAAEPIDELLSAALRYEEKHAHSLQGFLHWLRNSNESVKREAEATGNAVRVMTAHGSKGLQARLVILPDTIGTPRSDSRLLWLEAKGGDPSLPVFVPRTDTATDVTKAVREKLREQAAEEYNRLLYVALTRASDRLVVCGWETGRTLSDESWYARCVDGFTAAEAVSEPFDLGWEGSRLILQETATVSRTMHARAPLPSPAPLPAWAGHAPDWTPAAPPVESALARPLSPSRPDDAPFGEQPSTRSPLDIAALTPNAAREAAFRRGTLVHALLQFLPDRPEADRTDIGYNWLLQPGNRLDEQEAARLVARVIAVMESTVLAPLFADGSRAEQRLAGVVGETVIVGQVDRMIVLPDRVLVCDFKTNRRPPASVERTPVMYLRQMAAYRALLESLYPGRTVECCLVWTEVPVVTVLPGDLLDQYSPE; encoded by the coding sequence ATGACCCTACCCACCAGCGCCATTGACCTCGCCAACGTGCAGCAGAATGACGCGTCAGATCCGAACGCATCCGTGTTCGTGTCGGCGTCTGCGGGCAGCGGCAAGACCAAGCTTCTCATTGACCGCCTGCTGCGCCTGATGTTGCCGCGTCAGAATCCTCACGATCCGACCGGGCCGCTCATTCCCGGCACATGGCCGGGGCGCATTCTCTGCCTCACATTCACCAAGGCGGCCGCAGCGGAAATGGCGATCCGTCTCCAGCGTACACTCGGTGAATGGGTCACGTTGTCCGATGAGAAACTGGATCAGGCGCTTGGCGGACTGAACGTTCCGCTCTCGGCCCGCGCAGAAGCCCGCGCCCTGTTCGCACGGGTGCTTGATCTGCCCGGTGGTATGCGGATCGGCACGATTCATGCTTTCTGTCAGTCACTCCTGCGTCGTTTTCCGCTTGAAGCCGCCACCAATCCGCATTTCACGCTGATGGAGGACACGGACGCCTCACTGGCATTGTCGGAGGCGACGGAAGCGGAGCTTGGACGTCTTCCTGCGGGTCTGGTCGAGCCTCTGGCGGCGCAGATTTCACTTGTCGATCTGTTGGGTCTGCTGACCGAACTTCGATTCAGTGGCCAGGTCAGGGATGTGCTGGTCCTTGCGCTCACCGACAGGGAAGCCTTGCGGGAAAAGCTGCTCGGGGCGCTCGGGGTGAAAGCGGCTCCATCCGCGGACCCGCTTCTTGCGGCCTGTACGGAGATTCCGGAAGAAGCGGCGTTGCGGGATGCTCTCAGGACGATGCAGGAAACGGCTCCTGCCACAGCGCAACGTCGTGCCGCCGACATGCTGGACTGGCTGGCGAAATATCCGTCGGATCGGGCGGCGGCATGGTCGGAGTGGCAGGCGTTTTTTCTGACAGGAAAGGGTGAGCTGCGTAAAAACGCCGGCACCAGCGAAAAATATGCTAAAAACAATGAGAAGACTGTCGAGCGCATTCAGGAAGAAGGCAGACGTATTCTTGCTGTCGAGGAAACCCGCCGCGCTATCACGCTCGCGACGCTGACACTCGCCCTGCTTCGGACTGCGGCTCCGATTCTGGAAACTTATAGTGCGGGCAAGGCTCTTCGCGGGCAGGTCGAGTATGATGACCTCATCCTCCGTACACTTGGTCTGCTTCGTGATCCTGGTGCGGCATGGGTGCTTTACAAACTTGATGGTGGAATCGATCATCTTCTTCTCGACGAGGTGCAGGATACATCCCGCGCGCAGTGGCGCATTGCCGGTGACCTGACAGAAGAGTTCTTCTCCGGTGTGGGGGCTCACGATGAGAACGCCGGTCCCCGCACGGTCTTTGCTGTGGGCGATTACAAGCAGTCGATCTACGGATTTCAGGGCGCTGATCCGGAAGCCTTCAGGGAGTGGCGTCAGACTTTTGAAAAACGTGCGCAGAGTGCGGAGGCTCTCTGGCGCGAACCGCAACTGACCGTCTCGTTTCGCTCCACCACCCCGGTCCTGTCTCTTGTCGATGCGGTGTTCAGTCATCCTCTGGCCGCACGGGGTGTCAGCGAGCCGGGCCAGTCCATGCCGCGCCATGAATCCGCCCGGCCAGGACAGGGTGGCCGTGTTGAACTCTGGCCGCTCGTACCCCGCATGACCGAGGGAGAGGGTGACGCCGAGGAACCTGATCCCTGGGCTGCGACAAGAAAGAATGTGGGGCAGGTTTCGTCTCAGCAACGTCTCGCGGATACGCTGGCCCGCTGGATTGCCACGCAGTTGCTGCTGCCTCCGGCACCGGGTGAAACGCAGTTGACGCCGGGTGACGTGCTGATACTCGTGCCCCGCCGTTCCGCCTTCGTGCGGGCCCTGATCCGCGCCCTCAAGACCGCTGACGTGCCGGTGGCGACGCTCGTGCGGACCGGACTTGCCGACCAGACAGTGGTGCAGGATCTGATGGCGCTGTGCGACGCGCTGCTTCTGCCGCAGGACAATCTGACACTGGCCTGCGTGCTGACTTCCCCGCTTGGCGGCCTCAGCGATGACAGCCTGATGGGGTTGGCGATGGATCGCGACGGTGAACCGCTCTGGACGGTCCTGCGAGAGCGTCACGCCGAGCGCCCAGACTGGTCGGCGGCATGGACTTATCTGTCGGCCCTGTTCCGTCGCGTGGATTACGCCTCGCCCTACACGCTGCTGTCCGAGGCTCTGGGTGTGCATGGCGGTCGGGCGCGTATCCTTGCGCGTCTTGGTCCGGAAGCCGCAGAACCGATTGACGAACTTCTCTCCGCGGCGCTTCGCTACGAAGAAAAGCACGCCCATTCCCTGCAGGGATTTCTGCACTGGCTTCGCAATTCCAATGAAAGCGTCAAGCGGGAAGCGGAGGCGACGGGGAACGCTGTGCGTGTGATGACGGCGCATGGCTCGAAGGGATTGCAGGCGCGGCTGGTCATTCTGCCCGACACGATCGGGACGCCCCGTTCCGACAGCAGGCTGCTCTGGCTTGAGGCGAAGGGAGGCGATCCGAGTCTGCCGGTATTTGTGCCCCGCACCGACACCGCCACGGACGTCACGAAAGCTGTACGTGAGAAACTGCGTGAGCAGGCAGCGGAAGAATATAACCGCCTGCTTTATGTCGCCCTGACGCGGGCCAGCGATCGGCTGGTGGTTTGCGGATGGGAAACCGGTCGCACGCTGAGCGATGAAAGCTGGTACGCGCGCTGCGTGGATGGTTTCACTGCGGCGGAGGCGGTGTCCGAGCCGTTCGATCTGGGGTGGGAGGGATCACGCCTGATCCTGCAGGAGACCGCGACTGTCAGCCGCACGATGCACGCGCGAGCGCCTCTTCCGTCCCCGGCCCCTCTTCCGGCATGGGCGGGGCATGCGCCGGACTGGACACCTGCGGCTCCACCAGTGGAGTCTGCGCTGGCCCGGCCGCTGTCGCCGAGCCGTCCTGATGATGCTCCATTTGGTGAACAGCCTTCCACGCGCTCGCCGCTGGATATTGCCGCACTGACTCCGAACGCGGCGCGTGAGGCGGCGTTCCGACGCGGCACGCTCGTTCATGCCCTGCTTCAGTTTCTTCCCGACCGACCGGAAGCCGATCGGACAGATATAGGCTATAACTGGCTGCTTCAGCCGGGAAACCGACTGGATGAGCAGGAGGCGGCCCGACTGGTCGCTCGTGTCATCGCGGTGATGGAATCGACAGTGCTGGCGCCATTGTTTGCGGATGGCAGTCGCGCGGAGCAGAGGCTGGCGGGTGTTGTCGGTGAAACCGTGATTGTCGGTCAGGTCGATCGGATGATTGTGCTGCCCGATCGTGTGCTGGTCTGTGACTTCAAGACCAACCGCCGTCCACCCGCATCCGTGGAGCGCACGCCGGTCATGTATCTGCGGCAGATGGCGGCCTATCGGGCTCTTCTGGAGTCACTCTATCCGGGGCGCACCGTAGAATGCTGTCTGGTCTGGACGGAGGTTCCGGTGGTCACGGTGCTGCCGGGTGATCTGCTGGATCAATACAGTCCGGAGTGA
- a CDS encoding LexA family transcriptional regulator, producing MTEEKTPSRRRRGPTLKEAPDLATREGRLTHAIQRYGSARQLHQATGISESMIGKYQKPGADWKPSKIDEISRELGVSVEWLWTGESRLSSSVAVVYYDARASAGFGRTCEESVGHPIQFPRSFLTEELGLQPSGLIMITADGDSMLPTIHSGDRLLIDTQPSTRIEGVYAVVMHGGLFVKRISRTANGDFLVQSDNPAYQSATFPAEQVSLGSPDGHAMSIIGRVVWTMQRV from the coding sequence ATGACAGAAGAAAAAACTCCATCCCGTCGGCGGCGCGGTCCCACGTTGAAAGAGGCTCCGGATCTTGCAACGCGCGAAGGGAGGCTGACGCACGCCATCCAGCGTTACGGGTCCGCGCGGCAACTGCATCAGGCTACCGGCATTTCCGAGTCCATGATAGGGAAATACCAGAAGCCTGGCGCAGACTGGAAACCTTCGAAAATTGATGAAATATCAAGGGAACTTGGCGTCTCCGTCGAATGGCTCTGGACAGGTGAGTCCAGGCTCTCTTCTTCCGTTGCCGTCGTTTATTACGATGCCAGAGCCTCTGCCGGCTTTGGACGGACATGTGAGGAAAGCGTAGGCCATCCCATACAGTTTCCCCGATCCTTCCTGACGGAAGAACTGGGCCTGCAACCGTCCGGCCTGATCATGATCACGGCCGACGGCGATTCCATGCTTCCAACCATTCACAGTGGAGACCGCCTGCTGATTGACACCCAGCCCTCCACAAGGATTGAGGGCGTCTATGCTGTAGTGATGCATGGCGGCCTGTTCGTGAAGAGAATTTCCCGTACTGCCAACGGTGATTTCCTCGTCCAGTCCGATAATCCCGCATACCAGTCAGCAACGTTCCCTGCCGAACAGGTCAGTCTTGGCTCCCCTGACGGCCACGCCATGAGCATCATCGGCAGAGTGGTCTGGACCATGCAGCGCGTATGA
- a CDS encoding carboxymuconolactone decarboxylase family protein gives MTDWADWNERREHLGQAIGAYGAVAPDTVSSILALNGASAKTGHLDAKTRELIALAVAATTRCDGCITIHAEEAVKVGATREEIGEALSVAIALNAGAALVYSTRIMDAFDAAKKAGS, from the coding sequence ATGACGGACTGGGCAGACTGGAATGAACGGCGCGAACATCTGGGACAAGCCATCGGGGCTTATGGAGCCGTCGCACCTGATACGGTCTCGAGCATTCTCGCCCTGAACGGAGCCAGCGCAAAGACCGGCCATCTTGACGCCAAAACCCGTGAACTGATTGCGCTTGCGGTCGCGGCAACCACCCGCTGTGACGGGTGCATCACCATTCACGCAGAAGAAGCGGTAAAGGTTGGAGCGACGCGGGAAGAGATTGGCGAGGCGCTCAGTGTCGCCATCGCCCTGAATGCCGGCGCGGCGCTTGTTTACTCGACCCGTATCATGGACGCGTTTGACGCCGCAAAAAAAGCCGGAAGCTGA
- the odhB gene encoding 2-oxoglutarate dehydrogenase complex dihydrolipoyllysine-residue succinyltransferase, with translation MSVEIKVPTLGESVTTATVAKWLKKAGEQVAADEPVAELETDKVTVEVPAPQAGVLGQPAVKEGDEVEVGALLTTLEAGGSAKPAAAKAEAPKAEAPKAAAAKAAPAPATKSAPVEQADAATAFPAARKIMTEQGVSAQQIGSGTGKDGRITKGDVQAFLSQPPVSSQAPAKPPRKDDPREERVKMTRLRRTIARRLKDAQNTAAMLTTFNEIDMTAAKEMRVEFQDLFVKKYGVKLGFMSIFSKAVIAALNEFPAINAEIDGDDVIYRNFINLGIAVGGPNGLVVPVIRDAENLSHAEIEKKIAGFGKAAREGTLKIDDLSGGTFSITNGGIYGSMLSTPILNAPQSGILGMHNIVDRPVAVNGKVEIRPIMYVALSYDHRIVDGKEAVSFLVSLKKYVEDPRSLLLGL, from the coding sequence ATGTCAGTCGAGATCAAGGTGCCGACGCTGGGCGAGAGTGTCACGACGGCGACTGTTGCGAAATGGCTGAAGAAAGCCGGCGAGCAGGTAGCGGCTGACGAACCCGTCGCCGAGCTGGAGACTGACAAGGTGACGGTGGAAGTTCCTGCCCCACAGGCCGGTGTTCTCGGCCAGCCTGCCGTGAAGGAAGGCGATGAGGTCGAGGTCGGCGCGCTTCTGACCACACTCGAAGCGGGCGGTTCCGCGAAGCCTGCTGCCGCCAAGGCTGAAGCGCCGAAAGCGGAAGCTCCGAAGGCTGCGGCTGCGAAAGCGGCTCCCGCTCCGGCAACGAAATCTGCTCCTGTGGAGCAGGCAGATGCCGCAACGGCCTTCCCTGCCGCACGCAAGATCATGACGGAACAGGGTGTGTCTGCACAGCAGATCGGCTCCGGAACAGGAAAAGACGGACGTATCACCAAAGGTGATGTGCAGGCTTTTCTCAGCCAGCCGCCTGTATCGTCGCAGGCTCCGGCCAAGCCGCCCCGCAAGGATGATCCGCGTGAAGAGCGCGTGAAGATGACGCGCCTGCGTCGCACGATCGCCCGTCGCCTGAAGGACGCGCAGAACACGGCGGCGATGCTGACCACGTTCAACGAGATCGACATGACCGCCGCAAAGGAAATGCGCGTCGAGTTTCAGGATCTCTTCGTGAAGAAATACGGTGTGAAGCTTGGCTTCATGTCGATCTTCTCGAAAGCCGTGATTGCAGCCCTCAACGAATTTCCGGCCATCAACGCCGAGATTGACGGCGATGATGTGATCTATCGGAACTTCATCAACCTCGGGATTGCTGTCGGCGGTCCGAACGGTCTTGTTGTGCCGGTCATCCGTGACGCGGAAAACCTGTCGCACGCCGAGATCGAGAAGAAGATCGCAGGCTTCGGCAAGGCAGCCCGCGAAGGCACGCTCAAGATCGACGATCTGTCCGGTGGCACGTTCTCCATCACCAACGGCGGCATCTACGGTTCCATGCTGTCCACGCCGATCCTGAACGCGCCGCAGTCCGGTATTCTGGGCATGCACAACATCGTTGACCGTCCGGTCGCGGTGAATGGCAAGGTCGAGATCCGCCCGATCATGTATGTGGCCCTGTCCTATGACCACCGCATCGTGGACGGCAAGGAGGCTGTGAGCTTCCTGGTTTCACTCAAGAAATATGTGGAAGATCCGCGCAGCCTTCTGCTCGGACTCTGA
- a CDS encoding helix-turn-helix domain-containing protein: MVRKFEEERAEDLGKAAKTLYAKGKSIRAISEQIGASRSYVHRILMRARTEHLATMVSQRRIAQGNDPLPPGNVISMGAISLHNRRSFH, encoded by the coding sequence ATGGTCAGAAAGTTTGAAGAAGAACGTGCGGAAGACCTGGGGAAGGCGGCAAAGACGCTTTATGCCAAGGGGAAAAGCATCCGTGCCATTTCAGAGCAGATTGGGGCGTCACGTTCTTATGTTCATCGGATTCTGATGCGAGCCCGGACAGAGCATCTTGCCACCATGGTCAGTCAGCGCCGTATCGCGCAGGGAAACGACCCATTGCCGCCCGGAAATGTCATCAGCATGGGCGCCATAAGCCTGCACAATAGACGGTCTTTTCACTGA
- a CDS encoding L,D-transpeptidase yields MKVWRTTLALTLVTSVACSSPALCQSPAAPGTPADTVAPPVPSPENESSPPVVIPPLPSLDDSEARIEAKKLLVALHREVPGLLPLSEAQKLHWIKLAQEMIARSDFRITRAQVIVVVDRNVKVQKLALVLALPDTSDWQVLGSVKVSTGNTGRKYYYITPTGVFPNTADRLGYRAEGTKNENGIRGIGAKGMRVWDFGWHNAVKGWLASGETGDIRLEMHATDPDFLESRLGHPASEGCVRIPAAFNVFMDRHGLLDVEYEQAASYDGRFKALLRKDRTPSPIAGEALVVVDSGAKPTAPVPLTTAQKS; encoded by the coding sequence ATGAAGGTTTGGAGAACAACGCTGGCTTTGACGCTTGTGACCTCAGTTGCGTGTTCTTCGCCTGCTCTCTGCCAGTCTCCGGCTGCTCCCGGCACTCCGGCGGACACTGTAGCGCCGCCTGTGCCTTCACCTGAAAATGAGTCGTCACCACCGGTCGTCATCCCGCCACTGCCTTCGCTGGATGACAGTGAAGCCCGCATTGAAGCGAAAAAACTGTTGGTAGCCCTGCACAGGGAAGTGCCCGGTCTGTTGCCGTTGAGTGAGGCGCAGAAGCTGCACTGGATCAAGCTGGCGCAGGAGATGATCGCCCGTTCGGATTTCCGTATTACGCGGGCTCAGGTGATTGTCGTTGTCGATCGGAACGTGAAAGTTCAGAAACTGGCGCTTGTTCTGGCGCTCCCCGATACATCGGACTGGCAGGTTCTGGGGAGTGTAAAAGTCTCGACCGGCAATACAGGCCGTAAGTATTACTACATCACGCCGACAGGTGTGTTCCCGAATACAGCCGACCGACTGGGTTACAGGGCCGAAGGGACGAAGAACGAGAACGGTATTCGCGGCATTGGTGCGAAAGGGATGCGGGTCTGGGACTTTGGCTGGCATAACGCTGTGAAGGGCTGGCTGGCGTCAGGCGAAACAGGCGACATCCGTCTTGAAATGCATGCGACGGACCCGGATTTTCTGGAAAGCCGTCTCGGTCATCCTGCGTCCGAAGGGTGCGTACGTATTCCCGCAGCCTTCAATGTGTTCATGGATCGACACGGCTTGCTGGATGTCGAATATGAACAGGCCGCAAGCTACGATGGTCGCTTCAAGGCGCTTTTGAGGAAAGACCGGACGCCGTCGCCTATTGCAGGAGAGGCGCTGGTGGTGGTGGATTCCGGGGCGAAGCCGACTGCGCCGGTGCCTTTGACGACTGCGCAGAAGTCGTAA